A window of Felis catus isolate Fca126 chromosome A3, F.catus_Fca126_mat1.0, whole genome shotgun sequence genomic DNA:
TGTCTCCTGCAATATACTGTTTGCTCCACCAGGGCAGAAGCTCTGCCTGGTTTTGCTCATCATTACACCTTTAGCCTGTAGCTGATCTTCAATCATATTTTGAGTTGAATATAATATGGGCCATGTCCCCACATATTGGAGCTGCAAGGAACATTAACCTGAGGCTATCAACTGAGATTTCCTCTCTTCTCCACGGAATCATCCAGGAACCTGAGTCTCTGGAGGAGCCAGGGAACTGGACTGTGGGGTTATTGTCTTTTTTGTCATGGCTCCTCATTGAGCAACGATACTCAGATGTACTTGTGCCTCATCTGCTTAGGCAGTGCTGACCCAGGTGGACTGCCTTCCACTGTCAGTGGGTGTCTATCTTGCTACCCACTGGAGGGACAAAATGCCAAGCAAGGGACTGTTTTCTACCCTTCCATCCTTCCCACTCTGGTCTTCACCTTCTCTTCTGACTTTGAGgaaacttcagtttcctcctagATCCTCTCTTATCTAGGAACTAACCTCCATCTTCTCCTGACCTAGGAATAATCCTCTTCCATAGACCTTTAGAAGCCAATTTTTGTGAAATAGGTTTAGGGAACGATTCTAGTACTAATTAGTTTTTAAGCTACTCTGTTATATAGGTATGTGTATTTAGAAGCAAAAGTGGGGCTGTGTTGTCTATCCTCTATAATTCATGTTCTCCATTTAGTAAATTGTGTTTccctatattttcaaatattgagaGCATGATTGAGAATATGGAATTCCCTAGGAAGATGTCACCTAATTTATTTTGCATGGCCCTTTATGGTGGGACATACCTGGTTCCTTAATACAACAGGTAACGATTCTTTGTGCCTACTTCTCGCCTTCTACTGACAGGCTTCTAGTTCTGCTCTACTGTCACAATGAATCATACTGCCCCAGGACATACTGTGCTTTTCCTCCGCCATCTCTCAGCTCCtgggtttcctcttttttttctgcagaCTCCTACTTATTCTTCAAACTGATGCCATGTTTCCCTAATGCTTTCCTTGGTGCACCTGCCCAGTCTTAGCACCCTTCCTCTGGGCTCCTAAAGCATCCACATTATGCTACTATTGTTGCACTAGTCACACTTTCTTGGATTTATTCTCTGTGAATGTTTCAGTCCTCTTTGCCAGATTTTAAGGTCTTTGAGAGCAGAGAGCGTGGCACATAGAGATGTTCCAAAAGATATATTCAAGAGACGTAGAttgcagcaaatatttttttcccgaTTGTTTCACTTTTTTGGAGTATGTACTGCTTCTTAGGATGGCTTTCAACTTATCTGACCTGGAATTGCCCTTTGTTTCACTCAGTAATGGGGATCTCTAACATACTTCATCTAATAAATGCAATGATACCCAGTTCCCATGATGCTGATAAATGTTTTggcctttttatttcctttgtcagGCTACAGTTGTagttatttctttactttgagcAGACCTGTATGTGGACCTATATGTGGTCCGTTTTCGTGGACCCTAGTGTAACTCCATTTTCCACCtccctatttcagattctgtcctTTTCTGTCCAGTATCCACACTCCTCCTAATGACAAAAAGTCTTTCCCTCAATACTTTCTTGTAGAAATGCCACAAGACTTCTTGCTTATTCTTTTCCTGTttgtaaaataattcaataaaatgtatttatcagaTATGAACCCTTTCCTAGAATTGTGAGAtttctataacatttttaaattcaagttctgTGACTAGATATCTAGTTCCTCAAGCTCATGCAGATCATTTTTAATATAACCTGTTTCATGTTGTGTCCGGTGTACATTTGAGATTGTATTTGCCTTGAAGACAAAGGACGATAGCGAGGATAgcatttcttttgtaattaataCAATGCTGACATAATGCAAGATAAATATTGCATTAACCCTGGGCTAGGATAGTTTTTAAGCACTTACTGCATTAACCCTGGGTTAGGATAGTTTTTAAGCAGTGATATAAAGTTCTTTTACCATAGACAGATCTGGctccattttataataaaaatctttGGTTGTAAGGCTCGCTTAAAGCAGCATACTTGGTCATTCCACCACAAGTAGACTAAATTAACAGAACATTAGTGTCAATCAAGTGGGAAAATGATAGTTTAGGCTGGGGTGATGGAAGTGGTAAGAAGTGGAAGGACTTTAGAAAATGAACAGTGATGGAGTAGctataggggtgtgtgtgtgtggtgtgtgttggggggagaatTCATGTCTCAAATAACTGATGGATGGCAGTTCATTTCCAAAGAGACTTCTATGACAGAAAATTCAATTGCCTAGACAATGTGTGAGATGCAAATGCCAGTTTTTgctctttgtgttctcttttgcAGCTGTCATGGAGATCTTACCCTTGGTTAATGTGTTCCTACTTTTGGACGTACTTACATGTCTTAGTTACAATCAGATTCCAACTCTTCTTTCCCGTGTTTACTCTTAGCTCACCATGATTGGATTTGGGGTTTCTTGaacatcttcaaatatttaaggaCAATTATTTGGGATATGCCATATCTTCAAATGGGTGATCTTTCCTATTCTGCTTTCTAATTTGATTCTTAGAAAGAAACCTAGTGGGAAAAAAAGTGGTGAGTGAGGGTTTCAGAGGATAATGGAAAACATCCCACCAAGAGGTAGGCAAACTGCCTCTGAAAAAGGTGAGATGCAGTTGCCACCGTGAATTATTTGTGATCGAATCATATGGAAAGTAACTTTCAGGAAAGGTCAAATGTAAAAttgtaatttataaatgaaaagttGAAAAGTTGTTGAAGAATAGGGATTTTGgagccctcctctctcccttttggTTTAAAACCTCCTAAGTTCCTCAGGTAAAATCTGAAactgctcctctccccacacaTAGTAAACGCAAGGAGAAAGActggaagaaagaggcagaccattCTATACTAATTAATGACAAGTTTAATAAGCAACGAAACTTAACAGGAGGCTTGACCTGGGCAGCCACAGGACAGCGGTGATCTCTGCACGCACCTGACAGAATCTTGAGTTTATACAGAGGCCTTAAGGGAATTTCAGGCAAAAAACTGTCCCGATGGTTTCAATAGCACATTACTCTCCTAAGTCAATGTCCTTTAAGTGGCTCCCGGTACAGGAGCAGTGGGCAGAAGGTACATTTCGAAGGCAGGGGAAGAGGTAAGGAGCTTCTCTGCCTGGGGCCAGCCCACCGTCACATACTCTCCTGATCTCCAAAGCTCCCCACACTTAACTTTGTTAGGTGGTCCTGATTCTGTTTAAATGAAAGATATGCTGCACCTAGGGAACCTCAAGAGGAGTTAGGGAAGGCTATGAAAAGGCAGGTGCCTTCCTCCTGTGGAACGCGGGACAATGAACGCCGCAGGTCTCGCACAGCAGTCCCAGAAGACGACTTCCAGAGGGCGTGGCGTCCGTAGGAAGGGCGTGCGAGCACTGCAGGACCCCGCCTCCGGAAGGCGCCGCACTGGGCTTCCGGGGTCGCCCGGGTCCCTCTAGGCACTTCCGCTCCAGCCTCCAGTCTGCCTGCCGCGCGGGAAGCCACGCCTGTTTGTTGCGCTCTTCCGCCCAGTGTCTGCGGGCCACGACAGCAGCATGGCTGGTGCCGAGTTGCGGGCGGCGCTGGATGAGCGGCTCGGCGCCCTGGCCATCCGCACAGAGGTGGTGGAGCACCCGGAGGTGAGGGGCTCCTGCCGGAGGGGTGGGCTCCGCTGCGGGGTCTTGGGCGGGGCCGTGAAGACCAGATGCCCCAGCGGGAATGTGCCGCAGAAGCGACCGTTCTAGGACCTTTCCCGGGTTCCAGAGCACAGAAAGGACCCGACAGGCACATCAAAGGCCTCTCAGGACTAATGTTATCGTGGGAAAACTTGAGTTTTCTCTTGGAGCGACCTGGTCCCATTCTGAAAACTAGTGCATCTTAAATTGGTCTGGAATATTGGATCAGTGTGTCCACTTCATGTGTATATAGTTAGCAGGCAATAAACTGTAGTGCCTACCATGTTTCAGGCATTATGCATATAGCAGGACACCAAGCTTATAGAGTTTGGTATTAACATAGTATATTGATGTGAAGATTTGTAAACATTTCACAGAACCAGTGTAACTTGAGTGGTGCAGGGACATAGTTTTTATTCCAGGGCTGAATGACAGCTAATGATAACTAAATATGGTGACCTTGAAAGGGTAGacaaatacagtctcttcaacctTACATATTTAACATCAagacttttatcattttttctgaCCTTCTCTCCTATATAGTATACGGAACTCTCCCCCTTCTTTACCTGTGCATATTGCCAGCTCTTCTGATGTTGTTAGCCCAGAGTCTCATTGTCTTCCCTGCTCTCCcactctcattgtggttttagatTTGTAAAGTGGAGGTTGCCACATGGTCTGGATGTAATGGGATGCTAAGGAACAGGAATCTGGGCTGCTATAAACTTTCAGTAccagaaacttaaagaaaaaaataatcacttgaGGAATGTGAGGGCTTGACCAGCACATTGAATAGAGAACTGGCCTAAGAGGTCCTCACAGTAGGGATTGAGGTAGCAAGGTGTGTTATTTGGTAACGGGCTGGAAATGTTTACCAGTGACAATCTATGGCATTGAGTATTCCCCTAACCTTGCTGTTTTCACCCAGCAAGCAGAGTACATATAGCTGTGTATATGTGCAGTGTGtagatgcattattttaaaacttttcgtGTGATATTTTACAGGTgtttacagttgaagaaatgaTGCCTCATATCCAGCATTTGAAAGGAGCACATAGTAAGAACTTATTCcttaaagacaagaagaaaaaaggcTATTGGCTGGTGACAGTTCTTCATGATAGACAAGTTAATTTAAATGATCTTGCTAAGCAGTTAGGTGTTGGGAGTGGAAATCTTCGGTTTGCTGATGAAACAGCCATGCTAGAAAAACTAAAAGTTGGCCAAGGCTGTGCCACACCTTTGGCACTCTTCTGTGATGATGGAGATGTGAAATTTGTTCTGGATTCTGCTTTTCTGGAAGGTGGACATGAAAAGGTGTACTTTCATCCAATGACCAATGCTGCaaccatgggattgagccctgaagaCTTTCTCACATTTGTGAAGAAGACAGGACATGATCCCATAATACTAAATTTTGATAAAAACTAATTGGACTGATATTTAGAATACACTTCTTTCTgaaagttgtttttcttattttttatttatagaaagcaTTAAAAGTGATAAGAATATTTAGCACCTTGGTTTGGTGACTAATTTTAGGAGGGACATTTCATCTAAAAggagctgctttttaaaattatcttttaagtaATATACttaaatgtggggctcaaactcacaatcttgaaatccagagtcacatgctctactgactgagccagccagatgccctctAAAAGGAGCTGCTTTTGAAAGAGGTAttgaggggctcctgagtggttcagtcagttgagcatatgattcttgatttcatttcaggtcacgatctcacagttcatgggtttgagccccatatcatgttccgtgctgacagcataagcctgcttgggactctctctcccctctctgcccctactcctcccccctccccgcgccccataaataaataacttaaaaaaaaaaatgtattgaggtCGTTTTAGCTCAGATTTCACCTCCTATCTCTCCCATGACAACTACTCATTAAAGGAATGGCTTCCACAATTAAAAGTAGATTAACAACAAAATTAAGGTTAGTTTAACTAAGATCAACTATTTTACATCTTTAGGGTGTTTACTTGAAAAAAGCAATTTGCAAAAACAGCATAtatgaaattatacatatattgtaCATAGAGAAAAAATACAGGAATAGATTAAATTATTGATAGTGGTTATCTTTGGGGAATGAGGATTAAGGAAAGATGTTTAGTCTTTGAGAGGTTAGAAATGTAAACATACTTGGAACAAGTTTTTTCTGTCCTAAATTTTACTCATTTCCCCCTTCAATTGTGGAGAAACATACTTTTTCACTTGAAACAAAACATTAGTTGAAGGTCTGAGGTAGACTAAACTACACAAGTAGTCTAGAGATCTCGTCAAGAAAATTGTCACATTTTCCTCCAGTACAATCAAATGGGATAGTCGTGAGGTAATCATATTATCCTGTTTGGTCAGTCAAAAGTAATTTCCATCTGGTAGTGATAGTGTACTCTGTACCAATTTGTGTTACTTAAAGGCAAAATGAGAGTAAAAACTTGTCAGTTCTTGATATATATGATTAGAACTACAAGTTTACTTGTAGCAGAGTTTCTATAAAGAATGAATTTAAGAAATGGGGAGTCagaaatattttccataaatGGTAACTTATTTTAAGGTGCCATGTTACTTTTTACCTACTGTTTACTACATCTCTAAGAGGAAATTTTAGGTTGATTTGCACATAAAATGAAGGCTTAATGAATAATAGAGGCAAAGACACTAAGGCAGTTAGTACCCTCCTCATCTTATAGTGACAACAGGCTCAGAAAGACTAACCTGCCCAAGAAAACACAGCTGGGAGCCTTCTCTAACATTTTGCCTCCCAAAGTCTTACATACGTGAAAATGAAATTGCTTCCTGCAATGTATTAGTGTATTGACACCTATGTGAAGATTGACAGAACTGATAGATGCGATTCTCTTCCTAAACCTCCAATACTCATCCCTGAAAGATTTAGACAGAATCATCTAAACAAAATTATGGGTTATGtctgaaaaaaagttttccagggtaaaggaaaaggaaagataataCTTAGCTAAATTGTATCTTacgatttttaaatgattattaaccatttgttataaaaatcacctctttgttttatttctttttgtatcaaTCAGTTTAAGTGAATGTTAAacgaacttaattttttttaggagtaATAAAGTTAactaaaaagtaatgaaatgtttttaaaaagacaaatcaacCATATGATGGTTTGTTACGAACTGGATTTCTGTGGCTGATAATAggtattttcaagtaaaaatcaCTGCCATTCAACTCCAAATCCCTTAGTAGCAttacttttaaaggaaatgttaCAGCTTTTGTATTATTTGATTTGGTATTTAATAACAGTTGTAAGTACAATGGCAAACATTGAAAGAGAAcccttagaaatgaaaaagacaatttaaaatcaGGTTTTGTTAAAGGGTGCTGTTATAAGTGCAACTTTATCCATAAGCATTCCTTTTAAGGCATTTTCATTGTTGTCCCAATATCTCAACATGTACATCAAGGTTTATATCACAGAATGGGCTCCTTTTGTATTACTCATTCAaggcttaaagaaaaaatacatctcAGGACTaagtgaagcagaaaaaaacacaaaaattcactTTTCTCATAAAAAGTCACTTAAAACACAGTCATTTAGCATACATTATTACTCCTCATTGTAATTCCAGATTTGGTACAGTATCTTTTTCACTTCCTGACATAAACTGTTAAGACAGTGCAGGCTCTAATACTTCATTTGTGAGGTGGCTGCAATTCTGTAATATGCACAGTGATTTTTTAATAGGCTCTTACCATGCCTTGCATGAAAGGTGCTACATACAAACCTGTTACGTGAACTCTTTGGTAACCACCAGTTCAAAACGTGGACCAAACATTTCCACATGGCCAGATCTGAAGCACTTCATTGGAGCTCTTTGCCGAAGCTATTACcctgtatattaatttttcagtttcctaAGGGGTTAGGTGTTGATTTAGAAGACAGCCAGATAAAAGCATGTCAGGCCCCCTTAAGTTTCTAGGTGGCCAAATATTTTGTTTGGTAGAAGCAGTTTAAGGGAAAAGAGTGACCTCCTAGTAAGTTTGCTTCTGAATCTTTTGGAGAAAGTAAAGTATTCATGAGGTTATTATCTAGTCCTTCCTTGAAATGGTATGAAAAAGGTTATGAATATAATTGAGAATATTCCTACTTTTGCGGTCTTAAGTATTTCCTTGGTTGTCTCTAACTGCACTTTCTCAGGGTCAGCATACTGAGTCTCAGTACTATATAGGCTGTCCCTAAGCATTTTCTGCATGAAGCAATAATGTGCTGCTTAAATCAACAGGTTCTCTATTTTAGGACATTAGTGTTCTGGAGAGGTCACGCTGTGGTACGATTCATCTCACTgggcaaactcctactcattAAATTCCAACTTTTAGTAACTGTCCTGGGATGTGTCCTAGTTGTGCAAATTAGATGCTAGTTAATATAAATCTAAGTTACCCACTTACTGTATTTAGCTAAAACATAACTTCTATATTTACTTTCAATTTATCCACCTAaaaatgaatttacattttttacatgcATGTATCTCTAGACTGCCATGATGCCCATTATCAATTTGATACTTGAATATAGGGAGTCACAATGGAGAGAGATGTTTCAAAGTCTAGAGATTAAGTTTTAAATATGTCTGTTGtgcaatatttgtattttagtaAGAATCCtttgtatttacatttacatagCACCTTTCATCCAAGAGTTTACAGCATTATTTGGCGGCAAAACCTAAGTTAATGGTGGCATTAAGATAAGTCCAAGTTCtctaaattcctttttaatttctggtCAACTATACATGCTGTCTTTCTTTTCATTAGTAAGTCTTTCTGAAAGTAGACTATGAACACAATACTGCTACTGGCCTaccaaaaacagagagggaaagggatagagagtgggaaagagagagagagggaaggagagaatggggtgggggggagagaacaTACACATTTCTCACAGTTACTAGGTTAGTGATGAAACACACAGTTCCTAAACCACACACTATGAATATGGAGTTGTTCCAAAAAGATTTTTTAGAGCTGGTAATGAGAGCCTAAGAAGTacactgttaaaataaaaaagtcactaTCTTTCTCATTTCAGACCTTTAAGATTATTCTgatatttatgttaaataatgAATTTGCATTAATAAGTATCAATGCCTTTTTTGatttcataagaaaataaaactgtgataTAAAATTGGAGCTACAAAAAAACTGATGTTTCCCTGGGTTAACTAAATCTACTTTTTTTGTGCTTCTTTCAAATGTTTAAGGTAACAAATGcatacaaatatttcaaaagtacCAATAACAGTTACCAACTTTAATGCAATATTATAaaggacaaaaacagaaaagttcTTATTAATATGtgataaccttaaaaataaatgagttcctGGCAAAATGCAGATCATagtaaattatttacatttttttttgccataagaAAACTTCTTAAGCAATAGTCAGCtctcatgttaaaaaaacaaacacacatatataacccAATACTAAAGAAGGGAAATGAATTAAAACACAACAGTTTTATCTTGGGAATGCAATTTGCTGGAAAACCACCTTACtaaaaaagtttcagaaaaacACTCTCTTTAATTACCTTGGATTGTGAATGCTTAGTGTTGCTTAATGAGGAATatggaaatattaatattacTGTAAATTTTTTATAACTCCTATTTTTCAGATTTATCTTATAAACTGAATTTCTTTTGCAGTGCATCAaaataattagttaaaaaaaaaaaagaataccaacaCATGCAGTCTGCTAACCAAATAAGGCTCTGACATGCCAAAACAATGCTCTCTGTATCTTGATATATAGTACATTCCACAACATACAGCATTTTAGATTTACACAACTAAATGTAAATGGCTAGATTCTGGCTAATACTTAGCAGAAGCATTAAGCAAACATGGATAAATTCATAAACAAATGACGAAAGAAGTAGATTGTTCTTGGAGTACTTCTTCAAACCTTAAAACACTTGGTCCTTAGAGAGAGAACATCCTTTATTCAGTAGATATTAACAATACAATGTATAGTAAGTCCTAAAACCTTCTAAAAATTTTGGCAGTTGACTCCAGTAGTGCTCCTTGAttcaaggaaggaatgaaggTTTTGTATTTCTTGCCTGCTCTAGTCACGAAGGATTGTTTAAAGTCtccttaaagatttttaaaatgattcctATAGTTGGGTGTCTTGTTACTTCAGAAATAAAGGCTTCACACTGAGAAACTGAAGGAcacttttctctctgtatttagttggaaggtagaaagaagaaagaaaatgtaagaaaagcttgaagaaaagagagatatAAAATACAGAGCAGGCACTATACGAACAACATGCACCAGATAGGTCTTCTATAGAAAtgagagagtgacagaaagagacactTTTTCTTTGAGTGGCTCTTCACAGAAAAGGTACGTAATTTACTGTTTATTCTCAATTATCAAGAacattgtggggggtgggggggggagtggattcctataaaagaaaaaaaaaacaacttcaaattaaaaaaggaattccGAAAACATTTActagtaaaattaaatttaaattaagaaaaaaaaataaaaataatttttaaaggtttgtttccTGCACTGATAGGCAAAAGCTTACATCAATCAATAAATCTTCCTCAACTAGTAAGTAGGACAGAAAGTTGTGAATTAAGCAAGCAATATTTACATCTGTTAATGCAATGTGCACTTGTTCTTGTACGTAACACGGTTAGTTTGTATAAATGAGACAGACTAATCTCATTTACATTGTAAGGAAGAAACTCACCACTTGGCCCACATGTCATGTAGTGGGTAATAGAATTAGGAGCTTTGTTGCTCCCTAGACCTGCTTTTTGAATTTCTGCTTTCTTGTACTTTGTCCACATCTGCAGGAGAAAAGCATTTCATGTTATTTAATCAAAGGTTAAACATAATATAATTCATGAAGATAAGAAACTAATGAGCTCTTGTTGAGTAGGGCAAGAAGAAAGAATCTAACTGggaaatttattaatattatagaCATCTTATTACATAAAGACTGATTGTTATAGTTTAAAAGCCAGAAATAATATACTTGTGTCCTCTTACTATGTTTATTCACTAAATAGTCACAAatagttttaaagtaaaaaataatcttGCATGCAGCCACAGAGACATCCACaatgaagtatttatttactgagaaaacCAGGTCTTAAGGCAAATTTTATAGGCAAATAATATACCTACTTTCACTGTTACAGCTAAAGTTGTTTTGGTCAAAGGGAACCCAATACCTAACAATGTCAGTTTACAATGTCAGACAAATAATAAGGGTATAATTTCTAGAAACCCAGGCCAGGAATGTGAATGCCATGCAGTTTCATCTAAAATCAGGGTAGTGAATCTCCAAATAGTTTTCCAAATAACCCTTTATGAATCATAAGATATTTATGAGATGTCTTAGAGGAAGAAAGTACAGCTGCTCAACTGGGTCAGAGttgcttcatttttatcttaaaaaaaaaatttaaaagttacaaTATTGGTGCTTCTTTGTAAGACTCATAGCAAGTAGTATGTTGATTTCTTACAGCATGGGAAATgctggctgaataatatttctaaGGTTCTTCCCATGCTAAAAATTTGATTCCAAGCACTATGCTagtgttttgaaaaaattttaggCCTCCACAACTGGTGGTAGTCTCTAGAGGAAGTGTAGCCTGTATTCTCAAAATCCTCAAGACCTATGGACATGGGATGGACCTGTCTTACAGTACAATGTATATGTTCCTTTTGAAAACAtgttataatataaattataaactataGCCATTTGTTTGTATTGGAAATACTTCTTTCTGGTAAGtctaattttgtaaaataatcacAATTTTATGATACAACAATTTCTGTATTttgcataaataaatttaatatttcaaatttaaagtgCATGGCCAGATATATAATATCTAAAGAGTTGAAATGGTGATGAAATAATTCTTGGCTCAAAGTGGAAAAGTAGTAACActaattattccattttaatctATTTGGCTCCAATCCAATCTCACTTATATTTACCGTTAAGTTTTATTATTAGGTTATTAATAGGTTATAAAAAAGAGAtgccaaaaacatttttaatgttaggACTGACTGTGAAACAACCAGCAATAAAACAGACGGATGTATTCATGGAAAAAGTATATTAGGTGGtagtaaaaaatatgaaaattttctgaTTGGAGAGGGCCTACTCCCCACAATGACCTTTTGTAAGTACAAGAGAATAGTTTAATTTACAAAGGATACAAATTTCATTATGCAAAGATTCTTTACAGATTCTATTTCCATGGCCCAATTAATAAccataataatttaatataacaACATGTATGAAATAGTAatccccctcacccccatttAGAAAGTTACATTTCAAAGCATTTCTTCCAGATGCCAGGCTGAGTTATTAGCAGTAATATTTAGGCTGAATCAAAATGTCAAAAACATTCCAGAGAAAGAGCTAAGGTATACTTCTCTCCAGAAGTAAGTGAATCAAGtacgtgttttgttttgttttgtaaaattctGGGAGTTAGAGATTCAAGTTTAgcttattttactttaaaagtgtTTTGACCACAGcaagataattttaaagtttattgacaTTTAAGTcagaattatgaaatattttatcttatatggttttttttacctaaagtttatatttatttttagttctaaaatttgttCCACTAAAAACACACTTGT
This region includes:
- the LOC101093429 gene encoding prolyl-tRNA synthetase associated domain-containing protein 1, which produces MAGAELRAALDERLGALAIRTEVVEHPEVFTVEEMMPHIQHLKGAHSKNLFLKDKKKKGYWLVTVLHDRQVNLNDLAKQLGVGSGNLRFADETAMLEKLKVGQGCATPLALFCDDGDVKFVLDSAFLEGGHEKVYFHPMTNAATMGLSPEDFLTFVKKTGHDPIILNFDKN